ACGACACTGTGATACTAAATACTTCGCTttgtatatttacagtacatacacatatttttcaattattttacaaaatgaaacaagTAAACATGCCACACTCCAAAGAATGGTGCAAAAATACTCACTGAACCTTTCAGgaacaaaacacatcaaaacaaaGGATTCACGTATAAATCTGCTATTTGATATGAAGTTGTGGCTTGCAATCACTGCACATCTTTTTGGATACACAGTATAATTGATGAGAACGGGTGAGTCATAAGCGGCATGTCAATGTCATTgcataaaagagaaaacacataaTCTCATAGTTGGCCTGTGAGTTTGAAGTAATACACCACGTTGTATTTTCAAACATGACACATATTAAATAGTAGTTGATGTGATCTGAACAGGACAAACAATATTTTAACTGAACATATCAGAAGTAGTATCTTTGGTCATGAAGTTGGGTATTTATTGTAAgaagtattttcattattgaacaAACTCAACTAAAAAAGATGTGAATAAATTACTAAATCGTGTAACCACCAATGCAATAAATTTGGCAATTGTGCAACCAACTGTAATCTTAAGACAACAAAGACATCATTGCATTGAAATATTTGCACAACCGGAAGTCGTGACAAAGATTGCTCATGAATATTGTTGCTGTTAAGAGGACTGTGTCTTGATTAGATAATGTCTGGAGCAATGGAAAGCACTGACAGTAGTAATACAGAAAAGGGAAGGAACATACCACCAACCACAATGAATTTCCTCACATGAAAATATTATATCACACATTTTCCCTTTAAAGACTCACTAAGTTGATGCTATACTCTATGATGTATACTATGAATTCATGTTCCAAGactttactgtatgtaaaaatagatatgaagacattttttaaaggtgctacaTGTATCAGCATTAGCAGAATATCATTGCTTTGGTATAATTAAACAATAAGACTATGGTTAAAGTGACTGGTACAGTTTATATCTGCCAAAATCAAAGCCACGTTGGCAATCAACTATTTTGCTTCCTGCCTTTCTCTGAGTTTTCACTGAGAGAGAACAGCAGCCTCTTGTGATCTGGTGCCATGTAACAGATATCAAAATTTAGatgttaataatttatttcttttaaaattttgcaaAAGCAGGTGGCttatatttcaatttttatgttctaaaaaaaattggaacgttttttaaattttaagtcATGAAAGAGCAAAATCTCTTCGTTAGCTACATCAGAGGCCGGTTCATAGTCATGTGACTTCAGTGAAGGATCCGGGGCTCTagaggaagacaggaaagacaCACAAATCAATCAGGAAGTGTCtctaaaatgtgtaaattacTGCTGAATCTCACAGGTTTTATTTCTGAAAATTGTTAAAACTTTCCATGATGCGCTAAGTATTATTTCTTTGACTATTTCATTACTCAAGACACATTGAAATCCCCCTTTTCAAGTGTAAGATATTGCTTTTATGCATATTTTCACTTTAGTACAtcataaaaacaccaaatatagAAATAATGATTTTCACTTGCACTATGTTGTGCATTCTTACATATGTTATTTGggaaaatgaaaactaaaaaagtcatttaaaaaagtacatGATGTacctgtgtaaaaatgtatttgtcaccAGTGTCCATGGCAGGATTAATTTGGGCTGAAGCCTCATCAGTGTTAGATGTGCCTACATCTGACGGACTGTAAGGGATCATGggtctctttttaaaataatgaaccACAAACAccacctgcagagagagagagagagagagaaaagagagactttGCATACTGCAACAGCCATATTCATACAAACAAGTGTATTACGGGGCAAATCCTATTgaggtaattttattgtgactgGAGGGAGAcagcatcatcattttttttagattttttctgTGACCCAGCTTTTTGTCCTGAACTCCCAACCATCACTGTCTTCCATGACGTTTTACACAAAAGTGGAATTCAAAGTCATTCAAGCAACAACAACTTGGTGTGCTGTGTGTAGGTTTTTGTCCTGCAGCAATTTAGTCCATTAGACCAGTTTTCTATTAAGGAAAGAGCCTAAATATAATCATAATGATGTAGAGAGCCTCTAAAAAGAAGATTCTCTGGTTATTTTtggataaaaacaaaatttCCTTTTCATGGAAAGTAAAGGATTTAATACTGTTTTAGATGACATGTTATGGTCTTGACTTTAtagaaatgactgaatgaaagGAACAGAGTAATCTATCTTTGTTTACTGTCTGTTCAGCAACTGCAAGGATTACGAAAATGTCAAAGAACTTGGTCTGGGATAAAATtatcattgattgattgattgattgattgattattaatGTTTATGGTGTGACTTGCATATTTGTTGGTCCAAATGCACTTTGTAAATTACATTAGTGGAATGACTGTACATTGTTGCAtccttaaaataacattttactttaaattgtCTGCTAGTAAAATTGAGTTGTAGTAATGCAAATTGTGGATTTGAATTCTAAtcttgagtttaaaaaaaagtaagtttcatttaaaagaaaactgagttcatgtgtgtgttaccaATTGTTTAAGAGTTGGTCCAACACATCTCTTTTTTCAGTGTAAGTATCTGAGAGGaaactgtgtctctgtctgtttttatggTGTCTATAGGATCCATGAAAAGGCAACAACCCCCTGACAATGTGAAGTCTGCCTGCACAGTGTAAAGGAGAATATGTAGGACTTAGATACTTCTTCTTACGTTGAACTTGGCTTTCCCTCATGTTACAGTGAAGTGTATAAAGCAGTGTGCACAGCCTTAGTGAATTGTGTAAGTTAAAACCTGGATATCATTTTCATATGTTTTGTTCCATTCTGTCTGAGTCATGCTTACTTTGCACTTCCCACCTTTATTGTAGATATTTGGGCAATTACAGCAAAACAATATGTATCAGGACAAGGAGCATTACCCCCCTGGCTGCCGTAGCTAACTGCATAGATATCTACTTCCTAAGCCATTTGCTGGTTACACCAAGCATAAGTTTCTCAAATATGTACAACAGAAGTGGCAAGGGCAAATGCATGACCCAGAGGCAGAATGTGGAAATGAGAAGGAATAATTATAAGCGGGAAACTTTGATATATCCCACTTAAACTGCCTAAAAACCAAGCAAAGTGGACACCTCACAACAGCTGCAATCTGTCATTCAAGCCTAATCAGTCAATTCAGAGTGTCCTCTCATCTATTTATGtggttattttaatattaatcccTTTATAAGTGGCTGTTTTCATACATACAGAAGGCCTATTTCTTACTTCATCATGAATAATGAAAGCAATGATAGTCTTTTATAAGAGTCTGCTAATATTGCTACTATAGCTCATACAATGATTAATAACTGACCAGAAAGACAGCAATAGCTGCTCCGATAGCTTGTCCTGCTATCACATCACTCCAGTGGTTTCGGTACTCGGCCACTCTGTTGATGCCTGTCAGCACAGCCACACTGACCAATGATAGACTGAGGAGGGGCCCCATCAGACGACCTCCGCAGGAAGCAACACAGGACATGATGTACATCTGGAGAGAAAACCAGTATAACAAGGTTAGGTCAACATTCTGCAGTTGTGAGTATTTCCAGTTTATGATTTATGtagataaaaataattattattcatccatggtcatttgaaatgaagcaCTCACTGCCAAGTAAACAGCTGTGTATAGACTCAGTGCAGCCTCTTTGGAGGGGAACGTCTTCCTGGCTCTCATGATGTCATCGGGGTTGCCGTTACAGACGTCCGATCGGCTGACGAAGTCGGTGGTGTCCTGGCAGCCCAGGGCGGTGTAATTGGGCTGgcaaacagacaggaagtaagGAGCCAGACTTCCTGTGACCATCTGACCAGCGTTGACAAAGATGTCAGTTGTAAACAGACCAAAGACATAGACACCTGCAGAGAAATAcacagagatgatgttatttacatatttaagacAAAGCAATGATGTTTAAAAACCACATGTATCATTCAAGGTAGCACTTTCAACACCACTGACATGAGACAGTGGCTACAGGTTGTGTTAGACATCATCTGACTTGTTTAGCTCAGAAGCCTTAAAGTTCCATCATTATAGAAAATATTTCTCACATTTCTTTCATCATAACGAGAACAGTATTTTGTTAAAATCACACATTATTATGATGTGGGCCAAGTCTGAAATCATATCTGTGGTGCACCTTATTTACCCAACACGCACAATACTGTAAATTCAATAGTTCCAAAAACTGAAGGTTAAAAGTTGTGTCCAAAGAATGGATGTATAAAGGAGAACTATATGCAGTATTAAATCTAAAATAATTCAGGCCAAAGTGTCTGAATTCTGAGTGTGCAAAATGAATCTACTATATAGCACCCTAAAAAAGTAGCGTCTACTGCATGCACACTAttttctgctaacaatcccacGATGCGATGCACTGCCTTTTATGGATGCCAATGACTGTTGTGTGACCGTACAGCTGTCAGTGATGatgcaaaatgatgatgattagtgAGCATCCAAAATCTCAATTTACCGCTCACTACTGAGTAAACTATTGACTGTCTAGTATATAGTGagcagtgaatgagtgaatcaGGGAGTGACTTCAGACACAGTCTTAATCATCCATCCTGTAGACGTTCCAGCTTGTTATTGGACTGACGGGATTACATTCTAATGATAAAATGAGATGCATTTTGATGGGTTTATgggtttaaatgtatttaccaTTCTGCAGTCACTCATTTTTCAATGATTGTATGTAGGAAAAATATTTTCCGACATGGTTATATTACCCATTGTGCCTGCTATGCAAAAATCACTTCAAAGCCCAGCACTGTTTCTGAAAGCTTGGTCCATAACATCTGCATCATCTGCATCAtcatttatggaaataacagaAATGATGAATTAAACAGTTTCTTTAAGCATTTGCACTGTAGTCAGATTACCAAGGAAACGGAAGGTCCTGCGCACCATGGGATTCACATAGCAACAGTCACCCATGACGACAACCTTCTCATGGTCGTAAAGGTTGTTTGAGTTGtagtggaggaggaagataaCAAGTTCCACACCTGAAATctggaaatgaggaaggaaaacatatacagtaaaagagagaagagaaggaaaatgaatgaatgaaggagaATACTAACATTGTTGGTTGGAATAGTGATGTTATTTGTCTATATTAATCTATCTATCACAATTTAATTTGTGAAGTTCTTTCTCAGTACGTTTTGCTGTTGATaaatttaatcttattttaattctatttttttttagtttagtttgattTGGTTTAATTCTGTCATAAAACAGCATATAATCAGAttatatgcatatgtgtgttgcttcatctctttcttcctttttaaagtCTTTCTTGTTTGTCACTCCAACTCTCATCTTTAATTCTCTTTTTGAGATGGGGCAATTAAGCAGTTTCTCGGCTGTTAACTTCTATTGTGGGACAGAGAAAACTGCAGCAATCACACTGGCGAAAAATTCAACAGAAACTCCTACTTCAATAATTAATAGTAGGGTCTTTCAGTTCATTCTAGGCTAGAAAGTGAATTTGAAAGCCCAAAATCTAAAATCCTGGCCAAATAATCGTCTTTCACGTAGTTTAAAGGCTATTTGTTGTATTCATTTGTATAtaccctgtctgtctgtatcccTCCTCATAGCAGTCTTTATAACCATCAGCATCACCACTACCGCCACAAAGGAAATCCATACCTTCTGTTTACTGTGTTAAATCCCAGTTAGACTTACCAATACAACAGGCAGTCCACCCACCACAGAGTACAGTATTACAGGCTGTATGAGGCTGTCCTGTTCTGGTCCAGGATCTGGTTTGGTTAAAGCCGGGTCCCTGCAGACGAAGCCCTGCTGTGCCACACTGAAAGTATCCGTGAACTCACAGTAGTAGACCAGCATCACTGTAGCTGCCAGAATCACCACCTGGAAGTACAGCATGGTGGATCCGGCCTCCAACAATCTGACCTAACGACGTCCTGGATACTGTTACCACAGCGACGAAGAATCCAACGTACAGCCTCCAATTGATGCTGTTGTTTCAGATCCAATTTGTCCAATTTCTGGTttgtgttaccatggtgactaaTCTACTGTAACAATTTTGCTATATAATCCTGTTGTGCAAATATACTTGAGCTCAAACATAAAACCACAGATGATGACGACTATAGCGACGATGATTTGCCTCTGAGAGACATCTCAGAGAGTcgttcttcttttccttttctgtgaTTCTGTGAGAGGCAAACCTTGTCTTTCCGCTTCTGTGAATTTACTGAATCATCTGACTGCAGTGAACCAGGGAATTCATTCTATGTCACTGAACAATCTGTAAAGAGCCACTTACAGACTACTGAATACATACCCACACCATCACTGAGTACAATTGGTGAATAATAGAAAAAGGAGGGCTGACAGACAATATGGTTCTTGTACTTGTATCaggtttaaaaagaaatatgttaaaatttGACCTCTGGTTGTACCATATCTTTTTTAAACTGCACTAATGGATTTTCACAGCCAGTTATGGTCAACAGAACAAGCTAAAATCATAGCAGCTGGCAAACATTTCACTATTTACATACCAGACACAGACCTGCATCAGCATTTAATTTAAGtccaaataatgtaaataatttgAGGCAATATTTGTGTCCGATTGATGAATGCAGGTCTAGTAGGGTAGACTGGGGACAGTTGCAACAGGGGACGGTTGCAACAAGTCTTATTTCTCCAATCAGAAGCATGCTAGAGTGATGACACTcacactgcacatgctcagttagACCCTCTGCCCACCGAGAAGAGAGAGGCCATATTTAGCATCTGGTCCTGCTTTTAtcaagaaaagttgttttggaGGCATGAAAGTAGCTTTTTTCATGAGCTGTATTTTTGTCATACTGTCCTGACCTTTTGTATGAGTGAATCCAAACTTACCTATAGTTtgaatcattgttttgttgACTATTCAGTGACATGGTTAGCATGTGTCAATGGCAGTGGCTAGCTAgcacatgatgttttgtcatgACTGATAAAATGCCAGTCATGACAAACCTAGCCAACTTAGCATGGGGACAGTTGCAACTGCAACTGTCCCCATGCTAAGTTGGCTAGTCATATCAAAACAGACCACAGAACAGTATTTTTTGAAGATTTTAAGTTCAAATAGGCACAgttcatgtattttattgtgccTATGCTCATGATGAACAGAACTGGCAATTATATTATAAGACAATGAGAGACTAATGCTAttgataaacaaaataattccCCAAATATCTAGTTGagcaaaaatgagaaattattGTTCTATCTGTTGTGCGATGGGACAAACTAGCCACATAAATTTCCCTGTGAAAGCAGGAGAAAAGTCCATTTATTTGTTGTCCTATAGTGAATAAATCATCTAAAAGTAGAAATtgtattctgtttgttttcagtatGCCAAGAGTGAGGAAGAGAGTCACTAACAGAGGAGTTCCCCTCAATATTTTGGAACGAGCCTCAGATATTGTAAGAGATGAGGGCAAATCAGTCAGGGCACTAGCCAAGGCCTTCAACATATGCCACACCACATTATTCAGgtttcacaaaaaaagagagacttgcATGCGGGACATCAAATAAGATACCGCTTGCAGGGTACTGGACCAGCAAAAAAGTAttaaagcaaatgaaaaaaagaccaaGCAAATGATTCCATTCTTTTTGTCTCGCACTGAAATATTGAGTTTTAATAGCTTCAGTAACATCTGCACATTGACACAAGGTAGGCCTATGATAAatattactaaataaataataattaattatttaaatctaatgtgtttttaatatgttgcaACCGTCCCTGATCCGTTTTGCAACTGCCCCCAGGTTTGGGGTCAGTTGCAACATCTGAATTTTTCTATTCAAATCAATATTGTGATTGATATGTTATATGTAACCATCTTTAAATGGTATGGGTAATTAGGAGACATGTGTAAGTTTAATATGTAAAGGTTTGGTGGGCCTAGTCCAAATAGTCTCTGAGTAACTGAGAGTAATGTAAAAAGTGTTGCAACTgtccccagtctcccctactaACACTATCTTGCTCTTTAGACACTAAATCACCAGCTAGAAAAATAATtagctaaaagatgctaaaaagaGAAATGGGTGGTAATTCTCTGGATTCATTACTACACATAATAAACTAGACACGTTCTACATGTCACAAAGTTGGGCCACCAACAGTTCATTACAAATTTGTAATGAATGTTCAATTTTAACACATATATTTATCAGCttgatataaaaatgtctgaataatgctaatgttgttctgtgtctgtaaataggcaactgtttgctcATTTTTAGCAACTGTTGCAAATTTGCACAATTTTATTACAGTAACAACTATAAGGCGGCTCCTATATTATAACCCTATCTTGTGGCCCTGTCTTGTCTCTTatagttttaacagttttaaagcattttatcaGGAACAATTGTACAATCTAATAGttcaatacaacagctctgccattaattctacttttattttcactttatcagaaaggtgatacagttactttattatttagttCATAGTGGGTGCTGCTGGTGTAACTgagtgcattatatttaaaagtgCTCCTAATATTTCATcaccctcatgtatgttaaagcacaggttcacacattttcaaatgtgttttaatacagCAGTCAGGTATGCATATGGACAGTGAGAGAGGTCTTCTTCCTGTTCATTTGGGAACCATATTGATGTTTTAAAGTAGGacctgaaaaactgtgaacctgtcctttattggggtggacaaaatattaatttatgtattGGACTGCACAGGCGTAGTCTGAACTTGAAGGGGACAGTACATACACTGCACATGTGGCAGGAGACGTCTCGGTGTTTGCTCTACTAAATTATTTGAATAATATACAGTGAAAGCAAACTGCTTGCAGCTTCTCTGATACATTAAGCaatgctgccatctagtggtatTACTGTCATGACATTGATCATGTCATCAGATGAAAATAAACTAATGTATCAACAACTATCAGTGTTGCTCACATCATTTTCTTAACATTGGCTTCATTTATGAAATcataagtaaaaatatatatatatatatatatatctttactGTTCTTAATTCAATTGTCATTATTGTAGACCCAGTACTTTAGTCCATGTTGGGATCCTGTAGAAATTATGCATTAAAATTTTCGAGGGAGCTGATTGGATCAAATTGTAATTACTGCTTA
This genomic interval from Scomber scombrus chromosome 11, fScoSco1.1, whole genome shotgun sequence contains the following:
- the LOC133990785 gene encoding LOW QUALITY PROTEIN: phospholipid phosphatase-related protein type 5-like (The sequence of the model RefSeq protein was modified relative to this genomic sequence to represent the inferred CDS: substituted 3 bases at 3 genomic stop codons); translation: MLYFQVVILAATVMLVYYCEFTDTFSVAQQGFVCRDPALTKPDPGPEQDSLIQPVILYSVVGGLPVVLISGVELVIFLLHYNSNNLYDHEKVVVMGDCCYVNPMVRRTFRFLGVYVFGLFTTDIFVNAGQMVTGSLAPYFLSVCQPNYTALGCQDTTDFVSRSDVCNGNPDDIMRARKTFPSKEAALSLYTAVYLAVSASFQMTMDEXXLFLSTXIINWKYSQLQNVDLTLLYWFSLQMYIMSCVASCGGRLMGPLLSLSLVSVAVLTGINRVAEYRNHWSDVIAGQAIGAAIAVFLVVFVVHYFKKRPMIPYSPSDVGTSNTDEASAQINPAMDTGDKYIFTQSPGSFTEVT